Proteins from one Setaria italica strain Yugu1 chromosome V, Setaria_italica_v2.0, whole genome shotgun sequence genomic window:
- the LOC101762045 gene encoding uncharacterized protein LOC101762045, which produces MRASSTSMSSGNIEGGNIGDVYKMSISGMYQLATPAEIKHGDMAVEEDEEKEWRLDERDKALMVPNLTWEKKVLRVLDMVRCRELIEFNHKLNYFTPTRFCEFNIAFFDLDKESEVMHGPLFYDIPESD; this is translated from the exons ATGCGAGCTTCCTCTACG TCGATGAGCAGTGGCAACATTGAAGGGGGCAATATTGGGGATGTGTACAAGATGAGCATAAGCGGAATGTACCAGCTGGCCACTCCGGCAGAGATCAAGCATGGTGATATGGCTgtggaggaagacgaggagaaGGAATGGAGATTGGATGAACGGGATAAGGCTCTGATGGTGCCCAACCTCACATGGGAGAAGAAAGTGCTGAGGGTTCTTGACATGGTCCGCTGCCGAGAGTTAATTGAATTCAACCACAAGCTGAATTACTTTACTCCTACCCGCTTTTGTGAATTCAACATAGCCTTCTTCGACCTCGATAAAGAGT CGGAAGTTATGCATGGACCACTGTTTTATGATATCCCTGAGTCTGATTAG